The following are from one region of the Sorghum bicolor cultivar BTx623 chromosome 2, Sorghum_bicolor_NCBIv3, whole genome shotgun sequence genome:
- the LOC8080678 gene encoding putative amidase C869.01 yields MVDLRLQVVATVLGMVALAAAAGGSSSSGKQSEFQEVTVDAIHQGFKNGSLTSTALVRFYLDQIARLNPLLHAVIEVNPDALAQAARADAERSASRGRCAVGLHGIPVLLKDNIATRDRLNTTAGSLALLGSVVRRDAGVVARLRRAGAVILGKANPSEWSNFRPVESGWSARGGQTLNPYVLSATPCGSSAGPGVAAAANMAAVTLGSETDGSILCPSSFNSVVGIKPTVGLTSRSGVIPITPLQDTIGPMCRTVSDAVHVLDVIVGYDELDAEATGAASKYIPHGGYTQFLRIHGLKGKRIGVLDVLFQGYDDMQLAVYEKHLDTMRQQGAVLIKDLDLATNFTDLGEQEILLMNAEFKLSINAYLSDLLYSPVRSLAQIIAFNEAHPVEERLKDFGQPNLIAAEETNGIGTRERAAIQRLKEISTNGLEKLMKEHQLDAIVGANFLSFRVLAIGGYPGIAVPAGYDKEGVPFAIYFGGLKGYEPRLIEIAYAFEQATKVRRPPSFKS; encoded by the exons ATGGTTGACCTTCGTCTCCAGGTCGTCGCCACCGTCCTGGGCATGGTGGCCCTGGCGGCCGCTGCCGGCGGCAGCAGCTCCAGCGGCAAGCAGTCCGAGTTCCAGGAGGTCACCGTGGACGCCATCCATCAGGGCTTCAAGAACGGCAGTCTCACCTCGACGGCGCTCGTCCGGTTCTACCTGGACCAGATCGCCCGCCTCAACCCGCTACTCCACGCCGTCATCGAGGTGAACCCGGACGCGCTGGCGCAGGCGGCGCGCGCCGACGCGGAGCGCTCGGCCTCCCGCGGCCGCTGCGCCGTCGGCCTGCACGGAATCCCCGTCCTCCTCAAGGACAACATCGCCACGCGCGACAGGCTCAACACCACGGCCGGCTCCCTCGCTCTGCTCGGCTCCGTCGTCAGGCGCGACGCCGGCGTGGTGGCACGCCTCCGCCGCGCCGGCGCCGTCATCCTCGGCAAGGCTAACCCTTCCGAGTGGTCCAACTTCCGCCCCGTCGAGTCCGGCTGGAGCGCCCGCGGCGGCCAGACGCTG AATCCATACGTTCTGTCCGCGACGCCATGCGGGTCGAGCGCCGGGCCTGGCGTTGCCGCGGCAGCCAACATGGCAGCGGTGACACTGGGATCCGAGACCGACGGCTCCATCCTCTGCCCATCGTCGTTCAACTCTGTGGTTGGCATCAAACCAACTGTTGGGTTGACAAGCCGGTCCGGTGTCATCCCCATCACTCCTCTTCAAGACACTATCGG ACCAATGTGTCGTACAGTATCCGATGCTGTCCATGTGTTGGACGTCATTGTCGGGTATGACGAGCTTGATGCTGAAGCCACCGGAGCAGCGTCCAAGTACATCCCGCACGGGGGATACACGCAGTTCCTGAGGATCCATGGATTGAAGGGCAAGAGGATCGGTGTCCTCGATGTGCTTTTTCAAGGATACGATGACATGCAACTGGCGGTTTACGAGAAGCATCTCGATACAATGAG GCAACAAGGTGCTGTCTTGATCAAGGATCTTGACCTTGCAACAAATTTCACTGATCTGGGTGAGCAAGAGATTCTGCTGATGAATGCAGAGTTCAAGTTAAGCATCAATGCTTATCTGTCGGACCTACTGTACTCTCCAGTCCGCTCCCTTGCACAGATCATAGCCTTCAACGAAGCACATCCTGTAGAG GAGAGACTGAAAGATTTTGGGCAGCCGAACCTGATTGCCGCGGAGGAAACCAATGGCATTGGCACCAGGGAGAGAGCTGCCATCCAGCGGCTCAAGGAGATCTCAACCAATGGGTTGGAGAAGCTGATGAAAGAACACCAGCTGGATGCAATTGTTGGGGCCAACTTCCTCAGCTTCCGTGTTCTTGCCATCGGAGGCTATCCGGGCATCGCCGTGCCAGCAGGGTACGACAAGGAAGGAGTCCCCTTTGCGATATACTTTGGTGGGCTCAAGGGCTACGAGCCAAGGTTGATTGAGATTGCTTATGCATTCGAGCAAGCTACCAAAGTCAGAAGACCACCATCTTTCAAGAGCTAG